A single window of Anopheles moucheti chromosome 2, idAnoMoucSN_F20_07, whole genome shotgun sequence DNA harbors:
- the LOC128298812 gene encoding probable phospholipid-transporting ATPase IA isoform X4: MQQVDRVGRVRQVVHGFFIRIRNTSVTAFPCFGNSPTRNDDDATTSGITLDDSDKRVIRLNEPQAQKYCNNHISTAKYSVLSFLPSFLFEQFRRYSNCFFLLIALLQQIPDVSPTGRYTTLVPLMFILAVSAIKEIVEDVKRHRADDEINHRLIEVLQNGQWHTIKWQELSVGDIVKVLNDTFFPADLVLLSSSEPQGMSFIETSNLDGETNLKIRQGVPTTVKILETKDFNQFRGTLESEPPNRHLYEFNGVLKEHDKQAVALGPDQLLLRGAMLRNTAWIFGIVIYTGHDTKLMRNSTSAPLKRSTVDRLTNTQILMLFFILIMLCIVSCIFNQIWTNEHFKKDWYLGIGNLLNKNFAYNLLTFIILYNNLIPISLQVTLELVRFLQAIFINMDIDMYHEESDTPAMARTSNLNEELGMVKYVFSDKTGTLTRNVMEFKKCSVAGAIYSVEETPAQSRLVQNILNNHRTAPTLREFLTLMAICHTVIPEKQPGDSMNDIQYHAASPDERALVYGAKKFGYVFYTRTPTYVEIEALGVQERFEILNVLEFTSTRKRMSVIARNSKSEIKLYCKGADTVIYERLAPDGVAYRESTLSHLEEFATDGLRTLCCAVSDIPDDVYEDWKHTYHKASTSLQYREQKVEDAANLIETNLRLLGATAIEDKLQDGVPETIASLLEAKINVWVLTGDKQETAINIGYSCQLLSHSMDLILLNQDCLDNTRTCILEHTTNGRYDNMGRKDAALIVDGKTLKYALSCDLRREFLELCLNCKVVICCRVSPIQKAEMVELVTTTTKSVTLAIGDGANDVAMIQKANVGVGISGVEGLQAACASDYSIAQFSYLRKLLLVHGAWNYSRMCKLILYSFYKNICLYVIELWFAMYSGWSGQILFERWTIGLYNVFFTALPPFAMGLFDKVTSAEQMLKEPRLYAPSQNAKLFNVKVFWRCIVNALCHSMILFWLSYKIYEKDVIWKNGRDGGYLVLGNIVYTYVVVTVCLKAGLLTNSWTWLTHCSIWGSILLWFIFIVIYSNIWPALPVGAVFTGMDNMVFTTPVFWGGLLLIPISALLFDITWKAFRNSRKDNILTPPMKESRSSTMHALGSIIRYGYAFSQEEGGSVTQTDVIRAYDTNLPKPDGN; this comes from the exons ATGCAACAGGTTGACCGAGTTGGCCGGGTTCGCCAGGTTGTCCATGGCTTCTTCATACGGATAAGAAACACTAGCGTAACCGCCTTTCCCTGCTTTGGCAATTCACCAACGAGAA ATGATGACGATGCCACAACATCAGGCATAACGCTGGATGACTCCGATAAACGCGTGATACGGCTAAATGAACCGCAAGCCCAAAAGTACTGTAACAATCATATCTCAACCGCTAAATATAG TGTTCTTAGTTTTCTACCTTCGTTCCTGTTCGAGCAGTTTCGGCGGTACTCGAACTGCTTTTTTCTGTTAATTGCACTGTTGCAACAGATACCGGACGTGTCACCAACCGGTCGCTATACTACGCTCGTGCCACTTATGTTTATCCTCGCGGTGAGCGCAATCAAGGAAATCGTTGAAGACGTCAAGCGACATCGAGCAGATGATGAAATAAACCACCGCTTGATCGAGGTACTGCAAAATGGCCAGTGGCACACGATCAAGTGGCAGGAGCTGTCGGTCGGCGATATCGTTAAGGTGCTTAACGACACCTTTTTCCCTGCCGACCTGGTGCTGCTGTCCTCAAGCGAACCGCAGGGCATGTCCTTCATTGAGACATCCAACCTAGACGGTGAAACGAACCTGAAGATTCGGCAAGGTGTTCCGACCACGGTTAAGATACTGGAGACAAAGGACTTTAACCAGTTTCGTGGTACGCTAGAGAGTGAACCACCGAACCGGCATCTGTACGAGTTCAATGGCGTGCTGAAGGAACACGACAAGCA AGCGGTAGCACTTGGGCCGGATCAGCTGTTACTGCGAGGTGCCATGCTACGTAACACCGCCTGGATATTCGGAATCGTTATCTACACCGGTCACGATACGAAACTTATGCGAAACTCTACCTCTGCGCCATTGAAG CGCTCAACCGTTGACAGACTGACAAACACGCaaattttaatgttatttttcattctgATCATGCTGTGTATCGTGAGTTGCATTTTCAACCAAATTTGGACGAACGAACATTTTAAGAAGGACTGGTACTTAGGCATCGGCA ATCTTTTGAACAAAAACTTCGCCTACAATCTGCTTACGTTTATTATTCTGTACAACAATTTGATTCCAATATCGCTACAAGTTACGTTAGAACTGGTTCGATTTCTACAG GCAATCTTCATCAACATGGACATCGATATGTACCACGAGGAGTCGGACACGCCGGCTATGGCGCGCACTTCAAACCTTAACGAGGAGCTTGGAATGGTGAAATACGTGTTCTCCGATAAAACCGGCACGCTGACACGGAACGTGATGGAGTTCAAAAAGTGCAGTGTGGCTGGCGCGATATACTCGGTCGAGGAAACGCCTGCCCAGTCTCGTTTAGTACAG AACATTCTCAATAATCATCGAACGGCACCTACCTTACGCGAATTCCTAACACTGATGGCAATTTGTCATACAGTGATACCGGAAAAGCAACCCGGAGACAGTATGAACGATATTCAGTATCACGCTGCTAGCCCAGACGAACGGGCCCTGGTTTATGGTGCTAAAAAATTCGGTTACGTGTTTTACACTCGCACGCCAACATACGTTGAGATTGAAGCACTGGGCGTGCAGGAACGGTTCGAGATACTTAATGTGCTGGAGTTCACATCCACCCGCAAACGGATGTCAGTAATAGCCCGCAACTCCAAGAGCGAAATCAAGCTGTATTGCAAAGGAGCAGATACTGTTATTTACGAGCGATTAGCACCGGACGGTGTAGCATACCGTGAGTCAACCTTGAGCCATCTGGAGGAGTTCGCCACCGATGGTCTGCGAACGCTGTGCTGCGCAGTATCCGACATTCCGGACGACGTGTACGAAGACTGGAAGCATACCTACCACAAAGCGTCAACATCTCTGCAGTATCGTGAGCAGAAAGTAGAAGATGCTGCTAACCTGATTGAAACGAATCTACGACTCCTGGGAGCTACGGCGATCGAGGATAAGCTTCAGGATGGTGTGCCAGAAACGATCGCTTCGTTGCTCGAGGCAAAAATCAATGTGTGGGTGTTAACTGGAGACAAGCAAGAAACGGCTATCAACATCGGTTACTCCTGTCAGCTCTTGTCCCATTCAAtggatttaattttgttgaatCAGGATTGTTTGGAT AACACACGTACCTGCATACTTGAGCACACTACCAATGGTCGGTATGATAATATGGGCCGTAAAGATGCCGCATTGATAGTGGACGGAAAAACCCTGAAGTACGCTCTCAGCTGTGATTTGCGACGCGAATTTCTGGAACTCTGCCTCAACTGCAAGGTCGTAATTTGTTGTCGTGTCTCGCCAATTCAGAAAGCCGAAATGGTGGAACTTGTGACGACAACCACAAAATCGGTAACATTGGCTATCGGTGACGGCGCGAACGATGTGGCGATGATACAGAAAGCAAATGTCGGAGTCGGTATTTCGGGTGTGGAAGGTTTACAAGCGGCTTGTGCGTCCGATTATTCGATTGCTCAG TTCAGCTACCTTCGAAAGTTGCTGCTGGTTCATGGAGCATGGAACTACAGTCGGATGTGCAAGCTAATTCTGTACAGCTTTTACAAAAACATCTGCCTGTACGTGATAGAGCTGTGGTTTGCCATGTATTCCGGATG GTCTGGTCAAATATTGTTCGAACGATGGACAATCGGTTTATACAACGTGTTTTTTACTGCGCTACCACCGTTTGCTATGGGACTGTTCGATAAAGTAACATCGGCGGAACAAATGTTGAA AGAACCAAGACTTTATGCACCGTCACAAAATGCCAAACTATTTAATGTAAAAGTGTTCTGGCGCTGTATTGTGAATGCGCTATGCCATTCAATGATACTGTTTTGGTTATCGTACAAGATCTACGAGAAGGATGTTATTTGGAAAAACGGCCGGGACGGTGGATATTTAGTGTTAGGCAACATAGTGTACACG TACGTAGTCGTGACGGTGTGTTTGAAGGCCGGTCTGCTTACTAACTCTTGGACCTGGCTCACACATTGTTCCATCTGGGGTTCGATACTGCTGtggtttatatttattgtCATTTACAG CAACATCTGGCCAGCATTACCAGTAGGCGCGGTGTTCACGGGTATGGATAATATGGTCTTCACTACGCCAGTGTTTTGGGGTGGTCTGTTACTTATTCCAATTTCCGCACTACTGTTTGATATTACCTGGAAAGC gTTTAGAAACTCTCGAAAGGATAACATCTTAACACCACCAATGAAGGAATCGAGATCTTC AACTATGCATGCCTTGGGATCGATTATACGGT ACGGATATGCCTTCTCGCAGGAAGAGGGTGGCTCGGTGACGCAAACGGACGTCATCCGGGCGTACGATACGAACCTGCCAAAACCGGACGGAAACTGA
- the LOC128298812 gene encoding probable phospholipid-transporting ATPase IA isoform X7 yields MQQVDRVGRVRQVVHGFFIRIRNTSVTAFPCFGNSPTRNDDDATTSGITLDDSDKRVIRLNEPQAQKYCNNHISTAKYSVLSFLPSFLFEQFRRYSNCFFLLIALLQQIPDVSPTGRYTTLVPLMFILAVSAIKEIVEDVKRHRADDEINHRLIEVLQNGQWHTIKWQELSVGDIVKVLNDTFFPADLVLLSSSEPQGMSFIETSNLDGETNLKIRQGVPTTVKILETKDFNQFRGTLESEPPNRHLYEFNGVLKEHDKQAVALGPDQLLLRGAMLRNTAWIFGIVIYTGHDTKLMRNSTSAPLKRSTVDRLTNTQILMLFFILIMLCIVSCIFNQIWTNEHFKKDWYLGIGNLLNKNFAYNLLTFIILYNNLIPISLQVTLELVRFLQAIFINMDIDMYHEESDTPAMARTSNLNEELGMVKYVFSDKTGTLTRNVMEFKKCSVAGAIYSVEETPAQSRLVQNILNNHRTAPTLREFLTLMAICHTVIPEKQPGDSMNDIQYHAASPDERALVYGAKKFGYVFYTRTPTYVEIEALGVQERFEILNVLEFTSTRKRMSVIARNSKSEIKLYCKGADTVIYERLAPDGVAYRESTLSHLEEFATDGLRTLCCAVSDIPDDVYEDWKHTYHKASTSLQYREQKVEDAANLIETNLRLLGATAIEDKLQDGVPETIASLLEAKINVWVLTGDKQETAINIGYSCQLLSHSMDLILLNQDCLDNTRTCILEHTTNGRYDNMGRKDAALIVDGKTLKYALSCDLRREFLELCLNCKVVICCRVSPIQKAEMVELVTTTTKSVTLAIGDGANDVAMIQKANVGVGISGVEGLQAACASDYSIAQFSYLRKLLLVHGAWNYSRMCKLILYSFYKNICLYVIELWFAMYSGWSGQILFERWTIGLYNVFFTALPPFAMGLFDKVTSAEQMLKEPRLYAPSQNAKLFNVKVFWRCIVNALCHSMILFWLSYKIYEKDVIWKNGRDGGYLVLGNIVYTYVVVTVCLKAGLLTNSWTWLTHCSIWGSILLWFIFIVIYSNIWPALPVGAVFTGMDNMVFTTPVFWGGLLLIPISALLFDITWKAFRNSRKDNILTPPMKESRSSTMHALGSIIRY; encoded by the exons ATGCAACAGGTTGACCGAGTTGGCCGGGTTCGCCAGGTTGTCCATGGCTTCTTCATACGGATAAGAAACACTAGCGTAACCGCCTTTCCCTGCTTTGGCAATTCACCAACGAGAA ATGATGACGATGCCACAACATCAGGCATAACGCTGGATGACTCCGATAAACGCGTGATACGGCTAAATGAACCGCAAGCCCAAAAGTACTGTAACAATCATATCTCAACCGCTAAATATAG TGTTCTTAGTTTTCTACCTTCGTTCCTGTTCGAGCAGTTTCGGCGGTACTCGAACTGCTTTTTTCTGTTAATTGCACTGTTGCAACAGATACCGGACGTGTCACCAACCGGTCGCTATACTACGCTCGTGCCACTTATGTTTATCCTCGCGGTGAGCGCAATCAAGGAAATCGTTGAAGACGTCAAGCGACATCGAGCAGATGATGAAATAAACCACCGCTTGATCGAGGTACTGCAAAATGGCCAGTGGCACACGATCAAGTGGCAGGAGCTGTCGGTCGGCGATATCGTTAAGGTGCTTAACGACACCTTTTTCCCTGCCGACCTGGTGCTGCTGTCCTCAAGCGAACCGCAGGGCATGTCCTTCATTGAGACATCCAACCTAGACGGTGAAACGAACCTGAAGATTCGGCAAGGTGTTCCGACCACGGTTAAGATACTGGAGACAAAGGACTTTAACCAGTTTCGTGGTACGCTAGAGAGTGAACCACCGAACCGGCATCTGTACGAGTTCAATGGCGTGCTGAAGGAACACGACAAGCA AGCGGTAGCACTTGGGCCGGATCAGCTGTTACTGCGAGGTGCCATGCTACGTAACACCGCCTGGATATTCGGAATCGTTATCTACACCGGTCACGATACGAAACTTATGCGAAACTCTACCTCTGCGCCATTGAAG CGCTCAACCGTTGACAGACTGACAAACACGCaaattttaatgttatttttcattctgATCATGCTGTGTATCGTGAGTTGCATTTTCAACCAAATTTGGACGAACGAACATTTTAAGAAGGACTGGTACTTAGGCATCGGCA ATCTTTTGAACAAAAACTTCGCCTACAATCTGCTTACGTTTATTATTCTGTACAACAATTTGATTCCAATATCGCTACAAGTTACGTTAGAACTGGTTCGATTTCTACAG GCAATCTTCATCAACATGGACATCGATATGTACCACGAGGAGTCGGACACGCCGGCTATGGCGCGCACTTCAAACCTTAACGAGGAGCTTGGAATGGTGAAATACGTGTTCTCCGATAAAACCGGCACGCTGACACGGAACGTGATGGAGTTCAAAAAGTGCAGTGTGGCTGGCGCGATATACTCGGTCGAGGAAACGCCTGCCCAGTCTCGTTTAGTACAG AACATTCTCAATAATCATCGAACGGCACCTACCTTACGCGAATTCCTAACACTGATGGCAATTTGTCATACAGTGATACCGGAAAAGCAACCCGGAGACAGTATGAACGATATTCAGTATCACGCTGCTAGCCCAGACGAACGGGCCCTGGTTTATGGTGCTAAAAAATTCGGTTACGTGTTTTACACTCGCACGCCAACATACGTTGAGATTGAAGCACTGGGCGTGCAGGAACGGTTCGAGATACTTAATGTGCTGGAGTTCACATCCACCCGCAAACGGATGTCAGTAATAGCCCGCAACTCCAAGAGCGAAATCAAGCTGTATTGCAAAGGAGCAGATACTGTTATTTACGAGCGATTAGCACCGGACGGTGTAGCATACCGTGAGTCAACCTTGAGCCATCTGGAGGAGTTCGCCACCGATGGTCTGCGAACGCTGTGCTGCGCAGTATCCGACATTCCGGACGACGTGTACGAAGACTGGAAGCATACCTACCACAAAGCGTCAACATCTCTGCAGTATCGTGAGCAGAAAGTAGAAGATGCTGCTAACCTGATTGAAACGAATCTACGACTCCTGGGAGCTACGGCGATCGAGGATAAGCTTCAGGATGGTGTGCCAGAAACGATCGCTTCGTTGCTCGAGGCAAAAATCAATGTGTGGGTGTTAACTGGAGACAAGCAAGAAACGGCTATCAACATCGGTTACTCCTGTCAGCTCTTGTCCCATTCAAtggatttaattttgttgaatCAGGATTGTTTGGAT AACACACGTACCTGCATACTTGAGCACACTACCAATGGTCGGTATGATAATATGGGCCGTAAAGATGCCGCATTGATAGTGGACGGAAAAACCCTGAAGTACGCTCTCAGCTGTGATTTGCGACGCGAATTTCTGGAACTCTGCCTCAACTGCAAGGTCGTAATTTGTTGTCGTGTCTCGCCAATTCAGAAAGCCGAAATGGTGGAACTTGTGACGACAACCACAAAATCGGTAACATTGGCTATCGGTGACGGCGCGAACGATGTGGCGATGATACAGAAAGCAAATGTCGGAGTCGGTATTTCGGGTGTGGAAGGTTTACAAGCGGCTTGTGCGTCCGATTATTCGATTGCTCAG TTCAGCTACCTTCGAAAGTTGCTGCTGGTTCATGGAGCATGGAACTACAGTCGGATGTGCAAGCTAATTCTGTACAGCTTTTACAAAAACATCTGCCTGTACGTGATAGAGCTGTGGTTTGCCATGTATTCCGGATG GTCTGGTCAAATATTGTTCGAACGATGGACAATCGGTTTATACAACGTGTTTTTTACTGCGCTACCACCGTTTGCTATGGGACTGTTCGATAAAGTAACATCGGCGGAACAAATGTTGAA AGAACCAAGACTTTATGCACCGTCACAAAATGCCAAACTATTTAATGTAAAAGTGTTCTGGCGCTGTATTGTGAATGCGCTATGCCATTCAATGATACTGTTTTGGTTATCGTACAAGATCTACGAGAAGGATGTTATTTGGAAAAACGGCCGGGACGGTGGATATTTAGTGTTAGGCAACATAGTGTACACG TACGTAGTCGTGACGGTGTGTTTGAAGGCCGGTCTGCTTACTAACTCTTGGACCTGGCTCACACATTGTTCCATCTGGGGTTCGATACTGCTGtggtttatatttattgtCATTTACAG CAACATCTGGCCAGCATTACCAGTAGGCGCGGTGTTCACGGGTATGGATAATATGGTCTTCACTACGCCAGTGTTTTGGGGTGGTCTGTTACTTATTCCAATTTCCGCACTACTGTTTGATATTACCTGGAAAGC gTTTAGAAACTCTCGAAAGGATAACATCTTAACACCACCAATGAAGGAATCGAGATCTTC AACTATGCATGCCTTGGGATCGATTATACGGT ATTAA
- the LOC128298812 gene encoding phospholipid-transporting ATPase IB isoform X1: MQQVDRVGRVRQVVHGFFIRIRNTSVTAFPCFGNSPTRNDDDATTSGITLDDSDKRVIRLNEPQAQKYCNNHISTAKYSVLSFLPSFLFEQFRRYSNCFFLLIALLQQIPDVSPTGRYTTLVPLMFILAVSAIKEIVEDVKRHRADDEINHRLIEVLQNGQWHTIKWQELSVGDIVKVLNDTFFPADLVLLSSSEPQGMSFIETSNLDGETNLKIRQGVPTTVKILETKDFNQFRGTLESEPPNRHLYEFNGVLKEHDKQAVALGPDQLLLRGAMLRNTAWIFGIVIYTGHDTKLMRNSTSAPLKRSTVDRLTNTQILMLFFILIMLCIVSCIFNQIWTNEHFKKDWYLGIGNLLNKNFAYNLLTFIILYNNLIPISLQVTLELVRFLQAIFINMDIDMYHEESDTPAMARTSNLNEELGMVKYVFSDKTGTLTRNVMEFKKCSVAGAIYSVEETPAQSRLVQNILNNHRTAPTLREFLTLMAICHTVIPEKQPGDSMNDIQYHAASPDERALVYGAKKFGYVFYTRTPTYVEIEALGVQERFEILNVLEFTSTRKRMSVIARNSKSEIKLYCKGADTVIYERLAPDGVAYRESTLSHLEEFATDGLRTLCCAVSDIPDDVYEDWKHTYHKASTSLQYREQKVEDAANLIETNLRLLGATAIEDKLQDGVPETIASLLEAKINVWVLTGDKQETAINIGYSCQLLSHSMDLILLNQDCLDNTRTCILEHTTNGRYDNMGRKDAALIVDGKTLKYALSCDLRREFLELCLNCKVVICCRVSPIQKAEMVELVTTTTKSVTLAIGDGANDVAMIQKANVGVGISGVEGLQAACASDYSIAQFSYLRKLLLVHGAWNYSRMCKLILYSFYKNICLYVIELWFAMYSGWSGQILFERWTIGLYNVFFTALPPFAMGLFDKVTSAEQMLKEPRLYAPSQNAKLFNVKVFWRCIVNALCHSMILFWLSYKIYEKDVIWKNGRDGGYLVLGNIVYTYVVVTVCLKAGLLTNSWTWLTHCSIWGSILLWFIFIVIYSNIWPALPVGAVFTGMDNMVFTTPVFWGGLLLIPISALLFDITWKAFRNSRKDNILTPPMKESRSSRICLLAGRGWLGDANGRHPGVRYEPAKTGRKLSVSRVRVLLRQLLYRLLRKRFFRSLPQPYHRFRCRRPENRAVAPTFAVSV; this comes from the exons ATGCAACAGGTTGACCGAGTTGGCCGGGTTCGCCAGGTTGTCCATGGCTTCTTCATACGGATAAGAAACACTAGCGTAACCGCCTTTCCCTGCTTTGGCAATTCACCAACGAGAA ATGATGACGATGCCACAACATCAGGCATAACGCTGGATGACTCCGATAAACGCGTGATACGGCTAAATGAACCGCAAGCCCAAAAGTACTGTAACAATCATATCTCAACCGCTAAATATAG TGTTCTTAGTTTTCTACCTTCGTTCCTGTTCGAGCAGTTTCGGCGGTACTCGAACTGCTTTTTTCTGTTAATTGCACTGTTGCAACAGATACCGGACGTGTCACCAACCGGTCGCTATACTACGCTCGTGCCACTTATGTTTATCCTCGCGGTGAGCGCAATCAAGGAAATCGTTGAAGACGTCAAGCGACATCGAGCAGATGATGAAATAAACCACCGCTTGATCGAGGTACTGCAAAATGGCCAGTGGCACACGATCAAGTGGCAGGAGCTGTCGGTCGGCGATATCGTTAAGGTGCTTAACGACACCTTTTTCCCTGCCGACCTGGTGCTGCTGTCCTCAAGCGAACCGCAGGGCATGTCCTTCATTGAGACATCCAACCTAGACGGTGAAACGAACCTGAAGATTCGGCAAGGTGTTCCGACCACGGTTAAGATACTGGAGACAAAGGACTTTAACCAGTTTCGTGGTACGCTAGAGAGTGAACCACCGAACCGGCATCTGTACGAGTTCAATGGCGTGCTGAAGGAACACGACAAGCA AGCGGTAGCACTTGGGCCGGATCAGCTGTTACTGCGAGGTGCCATGCTACGTAACACCGCCTGGATATTCGGAATCGTTATCTACACCGGTCACGATACGAAACTTATGCGAAACTCTACCTCTGCGCCATTGAAG CGCTCAACCGTTGACAGACTGACAAACACGCaaattttaatgttatttttcattctgATCATGCTGTGTATCGTGAGTTGCATTTTCAACCAAATTTGGACGAACGAACATTTTAAGAAGGACTGGTACTTAGGCATCGGCA ATCTTTTGAACAAAAACTTCGCCTACAATCTGCTTACGTTTATTATTCTGTACAACAATTTGATTCCAATATCGCTACAAGTTACGTTAGAACTGGTTCGATTTCTACAG GCAATCTTCATCAACATGGACATCGATATGTACCACGAGGAGTCGGACACGCCGGCTATGGCGCGCACTTCAAACCTTAACGAGGAGCTTGGAATGGTGAAATACGTGTTCTCCGATAAAACCGGCACGCTGACACGGAACGTGATGGAGTTCAAAAAGTGCAGTGTGGCTGGCGCGATATACTCGGTCGAGGAAACGCCTGCCCAGTCTCGTTTAGTACAG AACATTCTCAATAATCATCGAACGGCACCTACCTTACGCGAATTCCTAACACTGATGGCAATTTGTCATACAGTGATACCGGAAAAGCAACCCGGAGACAGTATGAACGATATTCAGTATCACGCTGCTAGCCCAGACGAACGGGCCCTGGTTTATGGTGCTAAAAAATTCGGTTACGTGTTTTACACTCGCACGCCAACATACGTTGAGATTGAAGCACTGGGCGTGCAGGAACGGTTCGAGATACTTAATGTGCTGGAGTTCACATCCACCCGCAAACGGATGTCAGTAATAGCCCGCAACTCCAAGAGCGAAATCAAGCTGTATTGCAAAGGAGCAGATACTGTTATTTACGAGCGATTAGCACCGGACGGTGTAGCATACCGTGAGTCAACCTTGAGCCATCTGGAGGAGTTCGCCACCGATGGTCTGCGAACGCTGTGCTGCGCAGTATCCGACATTCCGGACGACGTGTACGAAGACTGGAAGCATACCTACCACAAAGCGTCAACATCTCTGCAGTATCGTGAGCAGAAAGTAGAAGATGCTGCTAACCTGATTGAAACGAATCTACGACTCCTGGGAGCTACGGCGATCGAGGATAAGCTTCAGGATGGTGTGCCAGAAACGATCGCTTCGTTGCTCGAGGCAAAAATCAATGTGTGGGTGTTAACTGGAGACAAGCAAGAAACGGCTATCAACATCGGTTACTCCTGTCAGCTCTTGTCCCATTCAAtggatttaattttgttgaatCAGGATTGTTTGGAT AACACACGTACCTGCATACTTGAGCACACTACCAATGGTCGGTATGATAATATGGGCCGTAAAGATGCCGCATTGATAGTGGACGGAAAAACCCTGAAGTACGCTCTCAGCTGTGATTTGCGACGCGAATTTCTGGAACTCTGCCTCAACTGCAAGGTCGTAATTTGTTGTCGTGTCTCGCCAATTCAGAAAGCCGAAATGGTGGAACTTGTGACGACAACCACAAAATCGGTAACATTGGCTATCGGTGACGGCGCGAACGATGTGGCGATGATACAGAAAGCAAATGTCGGAGTCGGTATTTCGGGTGTGGAAGGTTTACAAGCGGCTTGTGCGTCCGATTATTCGATTGCTCAG TTCAGCTACCTTCGAAAGTTGCTGCTGGTTCATGGAGCATGGAACTACAGTCGGATGTGCAAGCTAATTCTGTACAGCTTTTACAAAAACATCTGCCTGTACGTGATAGAGCTGTGGTTTGCCATGTATTCCGGATG GTCTGGTCAAATATTGTTCGAACGATGGACAATCGGTTTATACAACGTGTTTTTTACTGCGCTACCACCGTTTGCTATGGGACTGTTCGATAAAGTAACATCGGCGGAACAAATGTTGAA AGAACCAAGACTTTATGCACCGTCACAAAATGCCAAACTATTTAATGTAAAAGTGTTCTGGCGCTGTATTGTGAATGCGCTATGCCATTCAATGATACTGTTTTGGTTATCGTACAAGATCTACGAGAAGGATGTTATTTGGAAAAACGGCCGGGACGGTGGATATTTAGTGTTAGGCAACATAGTGTACACG TACGTAGTCGTGACGGTGTGTTTGAAGGCCGGTCTGCTTACTAACTCTTGGACCTGGCTCACACATTGTTCCATCTGGGGTTCGATACTGCTGtggtttatatttattgtCATTTACAG CAACATCTGGCCAGCATTACCAGTAGGCGCGGTGTTCACGGGTATGGATAATATGGTCTTCACTACGCCAGTGTTTTGGGGTGGTCTGTTACTTATTCCAATTTCCGCACTACTGTTTGATATTACCTGGAAAGC gTTTAGAAACTCTCGAAAGGATAACATCTTAACACCACCAATGAAGGAATCGAGATCTTC ACGGATATGCCTTCTCGCAGGAAGAGGGTGGCTCGGTGACGCAAACGGACGTCATCCGGGCGTACGATACGAACCTGCCAAAACCGGACGGAAACTGAGTGTGTCCCGGGTGCGCGTACTGCTACGACAGCTACTATACCGTTTACTGAGAAAGCGCTTCTTCCGGTCCCTTCCGCAACCGTACCATCGTTTCCGCTGCCGAAGGCCGGAAAACCGGGCAGTTGCGCCCACGTTCGCTGTGTCGGTGTAA